In one window of Fragaria vesca subsp. vesca unplaced genomic scaffold, FraVesHawaii_1.0 scf0513155, whole genome shotgun sequence DNA:
- the LOC101312598 gene encoding uncharacterized protein LOC101312598 — protein MKTSKSDRRRFIISSFFFICFLCALASINELRFDSLLKFGRCALTKINSPSEIYKSSSSTLIETQKTSSEDEIRVLFGILTLPDQYQRRHFLRLIYGTQNPVGAKVDVKFVFCNLTKEDQKVLVALEIMRYNDIIILNCQENMNKGKTYTYFSSLPEIFNNTDGVYPPYHYVMKADDDAYFRLQSLVDSLKPLPREDLYYGYVIPCPSMDPYVHYMSGMGYLISWDIVEWIRDSDIPKNQLEGPEDKVFGEWIRNGHRAKNRFNAKWGMYNFPEPPTTCTHELWPETIAVHLLKTQEKWIRTLKYFNVTDNLKPSKLYHIP, from the coding sequence ATGAAGACTTCAAAGTCAGACCGGCGACGGttcatcatttcttctttcttcttcatttgtttCCTCTGTGCCTTGGCTTCTATAAACGAATTAAGGTTTGATAGTCTTCTGAAGTTTGGTCGCTGTGCTCTTACAAAAATCAACTCTCCTTCTGAGATATACAAGTCCTCATCGAGCACCTTGATCGAAACCCAGAAGACTTCCTCTGAAGATGAAATTCGTGTACTGTTTGGCATTCTAACCCTTCCAGATCAATACCAACGCCGACACTTCCTGCGTTTAATCTATGGCACTCAGAATCCGGTGGGGGCTAAAGTGGACGTGAAGTTTGTGTTCTGCAACCTCACAAAGGAAGACCAGAAGGTACTCGTTGCATTAGAAATAATGCGTTACAATGACATTATTATACTGAATTGCCAGGAGAATATGAACAAGGGCAAGACTTACACATACTTTTCAAGCTTGCCGGAGATTTTCAACAACACAGATGGGGTGTATCCACCTTACCATTATGTAATGAAAGCCGATGATGATGCTTACTTTCGGCTTCAAAGCTTGGTCGACTCTTTGAAGCCTTTGCCTAGAGAAGACTTGTACTATGGCTATGTCATTCCATGCCCAAGCATGGACCCTTATGTGCATTACATGTCTGGAATGGGGTACTTGATATCTTGGGATATAGTTGAGTGGATCAGAGACTCGGATATCCCCAAGAATCAGTTGGAAGGCCCCGAGGATAAAGTTTTTGGCGAGTGGATTAGAAATGGGCATCGTGCTAAGAATAGGTTCAACGCTAAGTGGGGGATGTACAATTTTCCTGAGCCACCTACAACATGTACTCATGAGCTTTGGCCGGAAACGATTGCAGTTCATTTGTTGAAGACTCAGGAGAAGTGGATTCGGACGTTGAAATACTTCAATGTCACTGATAATCTCAAGCCATCCAAATTGTATCACATACCTTAA